From a region of the Helicobacter hepaticus ATCC 51449 genome:
- the polA gene encoding DNA polymerase I, whose amino-acid sequence MNTLSVIDTFGFFFRSFYALPPLKNKEGFPTGLLVGFCNLLQSLYKDPSCTYLAFALEGGGENKRRQIYDAYKRNRQPPPQELLMQLPIAIEWIEKMGFLNISIEGYEADDVIASINKVANAQNIVVRIISHDKDLYQLIDENTYIYDPIGKRDIREAECLYKYGVNPKNFIDYQSLVGDTSDNIVGIKGIGAKSAQKLITHFGSIESLYERESELEEVVTPRIAHLLREGKNNAFLSKKLVTLYDDLLENIDLSKCLMPESNPMLKILDELKKYDLKNIISKVQSPHERYAQKRSAQKGIGSLNDMPDVIESSSSAQSFSFKAHLLDNFTALEAVLDSIPSGAKIGFDCESDSLNMQEANLVGFSFCFDGENAYYVPVGHHYLGVGCQLTHTQAKIALKRIFTYPLIGHNLKFDLSLIFHTLELEHTGEIYDSMILGWLYDSIAPIGLDKQMLKWFNHTMISFDSVVAKDENFSQVNIAAATQYAAEDAIATFRLYHRLEEVFYKREWSSILELANKLEYPFIKVLLAMECEGIKVDIPLLESLKEKASEHISQLSAQIFELCGETFNLNSPQQLAHILFNRLGLKAGRSVKGGLSTDERTLLAIIDAHPVIALILDYREVNKLKSTYIEPLLRFGSANDKHRIYTSFLQSGTATGRLSSKSPNLQNIPVRREEGRKIRQAFISKEGHSLISIDYSQIELRLLAHFCKDSSLIESFKQDKDIHFETAARLFGVELAAQKRAIAKSINFGLIYGMGSKKLAQTLQISLKEAKNYIESYFALFPTIKNFLNAQKEFLLENGYSQTLLGHRRYFDFKNATDFMKANFLREGINSIFQGSAADLIKLSMCEIHKRYGHSDFKMLLQVHDELIFEAPQEKAHIYAQEAAQIMNHIYELEVPLKCGISIGKNWAELK is encoded by the coding sequence ATGAATACTTTGAGCGTTATTGATACTTTTGGGTTTTTTTTTCGGAGTTTTTACGCCCTGCCACCATTAAAAAATAAGGAAGGATTCCCTACAGGACTACTTGTAGGATTTTGTAATTTATTACAATCCCTTTATAAAGACCCCTCTTGCACTTATTTAGCATTTGCACTTGAGGGTGGAGGCGAGAATAAAAGAAGGCAAATTTATGATGCTTATAAGCGCAATCGCCAACCTCCACCACAAGAACTACTAATGCAGCTTCCTATTGCGATTGAATGGATTGAAAAAATGGGCTTTTTGAACATTAGCATTGAGGGCTATGAGGCTGATGATGTGATTGCCTCAATTAATAAAGTTGCTAATGCACAAAATATTGTTGTGCGTATTATTAGCCACGATAAAGATCTTTACCAGCTTATTGATGAGAATACTTATATTTATGATCCTATTGGAAAAAGGGATATACGAGAGGCTGAGTGCTTATACAAATATGGTGTAAATCCTAAAAACTTTATAGATTATCAAAGTCTTGTTGGGGATACGAGCGATAATATTGTAGGTATTAAAGGCATAGGAGCAAAAAGTGCTCAAAAACTCATTACGCACTTTGGCAGTATTGAATCTCTGTATGAGCGTGAAAGTGAGCTAGAAGAGGTTGTTACACCGCGTATTGCTCATCTTTTACGTGAAGGAAAGAACAATGCCTTTTTAAGCAAAAAGCTTGTAACACTTTATGATGATTTACTTGAAAATATTGATTTGAGTAAGTGTTTGATGCCAGAGAGCAATCCTATGCTTAAAATTTTAGATGAGCTTAAAAAATATGATTTGAAAAATATTATTTCCAAAGTGCAATCTCCACACGAACGATACGCGCAAAAAAGAAGTGCGCAAAAAGGTATAGGTTCGCTCAATGATATGCCCGATGTGATAGAATCTTCTTCATCTGCGCAAAGTTTTAGCTTTAAGGCACATTTACTTGATAATTTTACGGCTTTAGAAGCTGTGCTTGATTCTATCCCTAGTGGTGCGAAGATAGGGTTTGACTGCGAAAGCGATAGTTTAAATATGCAAGAAGCAAATTTAGTTGGATTCTCATTTTGTTTTGATGGAGAGAATGCTTATTATGTGCCAGTAGGGCATCATTATTTGGGTGTAGGGTGTCAGCTTACACATACTCAAGCAAAAATAGCTTTAAAGCGTATTTTTACATATCCACTTATTGGACATAATCTTAAATTTGATTTGAGTCTTATTTTTCACACTTTAGAGTTAGAGCACACAGGGGAAATTTATGATAGTATGATTTTAGGGTGGCTTTATGATAGTATTGCACCTATAGGGCTTGATAAGCAAATGCTTAAATGGTTTAATCATACAATGATTAGCTTTGATTCTGTGGTGGCAAAAGATGAAAATTTCTCACAAGTAAATATTGCTGCAGCTACACAATATGCAGCAGAAGATGCCATTGCAACCTTTAGGCTGTATCATAGGTTAGAAGAAGTATTTTATAAGCGTGAATGGAGTAGCATACTTGAACTTGCAAATAAGCTTGAATATCCTTTTATTAAAGTGCTTCTCGCAATGGAATGTGAGGGGATTAAAGTAGATATTCCACTTTTGGAATCTCTCAAAGAAAAAGCGAGTGAGCATATTTCGCAACTGAGTGCACAGATTTTTGAACTCTGTGGAGAGACTTTTAATCTCAACTCTCCTCAACAGCTCGCACACATACTTTTTAATCGTCTTGGATTGAAGGCAGGACGCAGTGTTAAAGGTGGATTAAGCACCGATGAGCGAACACTTCTTGCGATTATTGATGCCCACCCTGTAATTGCGCTTATTCTTGACTATCGTGAAGTAAATAAACTTAAAAGCACTTATATTGAGCCATTACTTCGTTTTGGTAGCGCAAATGATAAACATAGAATCTATACATCATTTCTTCAAAGTGGCACTGCCACAGGGCGATTGAGCTCCAAATCTCCAAATCTCCAAAATATCCCTGTGCGGCGAGAGGAGGGGCGCAAAATTCGTCAAGCCTTTATCAGTAAAGAAGGACATAGCCTTATTAGTATTGATTATTCGCAAATTGAATTGCGACTTTTGGCACATTTTTGCAAAGATTCTTCACTTATAGAATCTTTTAAACAAGATAAAGACATTCATTTTGAGACTGCTGCACGACTTTTTGGGGTAGAGTTAGCCGCGCAAAAACGTGCCATTGCTAAATCTATTAATTTTGGGCTTATCTATGGTATGGGGAGTAAAAAGCTTGCTCAAACATTGCAAATCTCACTTAAAGAAGCAAAAAACTATATAGAGAGTTATTTTGCGCTTTTCCCTACTATAAAGAATTTTTTAAATGCTCAAAAGGAATTTTTGCTTGAAAATGGATATTCGCAGACATTGCTTGGGCATCGGCGATATTTTGACTTTAAAAATGCTACGGATTTTATGAAAGCAAACTTTTTACGTGAGGGGATAAATTCTATTTTTCAAGGGAGTGCGGCAGATTTGATTAAGCTCTCAATGTGTGAGATTCACAAGCGATATGGACATAGTGATTTTAAAATGCTTTTGCAAGTGCACGATGAGCTTATTTTTGAAGCCCCACAAGAAAAAGCACATATTTATGCACAAGAGGCAGCGCAGATTATGAATCATATCTATGAGCTTGAAGTGCCGCTTAAATGCGGTATCTCCATAGGCAAAAATTGGGCAGAGCTTAAGTAG
- a CDS encoding cytochrome-c peroxidase: MKTYLGVLLAFSVMLQANDMVYDSALIKKAKEAGLVSMPSGKKLKDIQIQKAKESKLAEAYPNKMTKEQIELGKKLYFDPRISSSNLISCNTCHNVGLAGVDIVPAAIGHKWTHNPSHLNSPTVYNSVFNSAQFWDGRSAHLGDQAQGPIQAAPEMNAQPKVVVAKITSIPAYVEEFKKAYGKDVKIDFKLIADTIAMFEHTLVTPARIDKFLDGSSRALNKEEQEGLNIFINKGCAACHNGVNLGGSMQAFEVAKSYKYRKVGGFAGNKQGLVKTPTLRNVMETMPYFHNGQFWDIKDAIKEMGGIQLGVKISDDEAKKIESFFNTLTGDKPQIIYPMLPAVTNKTPKPTFR, from the coding sequence ATGAAAACATATTTAGGAGTTTTGCTTGCCTTTAGTGTAATGCTCCAAGCTAATGATATGGTTTATGATAGTGCGCTTATTAAGAAAGCTAAAGAAGCAGGGCTTGTATCAATGCCTAGTGGGAAAAAGCTTAAGGATATCCAAATTCAAAAAGCCAAAGAATCTAAACTTGCAGAGGCTTATCCAAACAAAATGACAAAAGAACAAATTGAATTAGGCAAAAAGTTGTATTTTGACCCTCGTATTTCTAGTTCTAATCTTATTTCTTGTAACACTTGTCATAATGTGGGACTTGCAGGTGTAGATATTGTGCCTGCAGCTATTGGGCATAAATGGACCCACAATCCCTCTCATTTAAATTCTCCAACGGTGTATAATTCTGTGTTTAATAGTGCGCAATTTTGGGACGGGCGCTCTGCACATTTGGGAGACCAAGCTCAAGGACCAATCCAAGCTGCACCTGAAATGAATGCTCAACCCAAAGTTGTTGTTGCTAAGATTACTTCAATTCCAGCATATGTTGAGGAATTTAAAAAAGCTTATGGTAAAGATGTAAAGATTGATTTTAAACTCATTGCTGATACAATCGCAATGTTTGAGCATACTTTAGTTACACCTGCTCGTATTGATAAGTTTTTAGACGGAAGCTCAAGGGCTTTAAACAAGGAAGAGCAAGAGGGTTTAAATATCTTTATTAATAAAGGTTGTGCTGCTTGCCATAATGGAGTGAATCTTGGTGGTTCAATGCAGGCTTTTGAAGTGGCAAAGAGTTATAAATATAGAAAAGTTGGTGGCTTTGCAGGAAATAAACAAGGTTTGGTGAAAACACCTACATTGCGCAATGTAATGGAAACAATGCCTTATTTTCATAATGGGCAATTTTGGGATATAAAAGATGCCATTAAAGAAATGGGAGGAATACAGCTTGGCGTAAAAATTAGTGATGATGAGGCAAAAAAAATTGAAAGCTTTTTCAATACTCTTACAGGGGATAAACCTCAAATTATTTATCCTATGCTTCCAGCTGTAACAAATAAAACTCCAAAACCTACTTTTAGATAA